The DNA window GCCGCCGACGTTCCTACCGGCGGTGCCGCCGGTCTACGCGCGGCTGGCCACCGCCGCCCGCGAGCGCGGCGCCGACCTCACCTCGATCCGGTACGCCATCTCCGGCGCGATGGCCCTGCCCCCGGCCACCGTGGACCTGTGGGAAGAGGTGACCGGCGGGCTGCTCGTCGAGGGGTACGGGATGACCGAGACGTCCCCGATCACGCTCGGCAACCCGGTCGCGCCGACCCGCCGACCTGGCACGGTCGGGGTGCCGTTCCCGTCCACCGAGGTCCGTATCGTCGACCCGGAGGACCCGACCCGCGACCGTCCCGCCGGCGAGCCGGGCGAGCTGCTGGTGCGCGGCCCGCAGGTGTTCTCCGGCTACTGGAACCGGCCGGACGAGACCGCGCGGGTGCTGCTGCCCGACGGCTGGCTGCGCACCGGCGACATCGTCACCATGGATGCCGACGGCTTCGTGACCGTGGTCGACCGGATCAAGGAACTCATCATCACCGGCGGCTTCAACGTCTACCCGTCCGAGGTGGAGGAGGCGCTGCGCCGCATCCCCGGCGTGGTCGAGGCCGCCGCCGTGGGTGTGCCCACCGCCGACGGCGAGGAGGTCGTCGCGGCAGTAGTGCTCGACGTCGCGGTGGCCGGCACCCCGGAGGCGATCCGCACCGCGTGCCGGACCCACCTGGCCGGCTACAAGGTGCCGCGCCGGGTGGTGGTGGTCGACGATCTGCCCCGCTCCCAGATCGGCAAGATCCTCCGCCGCGAGGTCCGCGACCGGCTGCTCGCCGACGGCTGAACCGCCGGTCAGAGCCAGCCGTTGGCCCGGGCGGCGCGGGCCGCCTCGATCCGGTTGCGGGTGCCGGTCTTGCCGATCGCCGCCGACAGGTAGTTGCGGACCGTGCTCTCCGACAGGTGCAGGGCGGCCGCCACGTCGGCGACCGTCGCGCCGTCCATGGCGGCGGCGAGCACCTCGCGTTCCCGGTCGGTCAGCGGGTCCGGCCCGGCCGAGAGCGCGGCCACCGCCAGCGCCGGGTCGATCACCCGTTCGCCGGCCAGGACCCGGCGCACCGCCGCCGCCAACTCCTCCACCGGGCCGTCCTTGACCAGGAAGCCCCGGGCGCCGGCCGCCAGCGCCCGGTGCAGGTAACCGGGCCGGCCGAACGTGGTGAGGATGAGCACCCGGCAGGTCGGCACCTCGGTCCGCAGGGTGACGGCGGCGTCCAGCCCGGTGCCGTCGGGCATCTCGATGTCGAGCAGCGCCACGTCCGGGCGGTGAGCCGCAGGCCGCCGTCGGGAGCCGGGGCGACGTCCAGCGTGCCCCGCTCCCGGCCCAGGCGCTCGGCGAGACCGCGCAGCCCGTTGCCGTGGCCGGGTCGACCGCCGACGCCGTCGTCGCGCACGGTCAACACCGCGCCGTCGGCGTCGGCACGCACGTCGATCTCGCACCGGATCGCCCGGCTGTGCCGCAACACGTTCGTGACCGCCTCCCGCAGCACCCAGCCGAACGTGTCGTCGGCCGCCGCGTCGAGCGGGTCGCCGTCGCGCCGTACCGTCACCGCGATCCCGGCGTCGGCCAGCGCGGCGCGGGCGTTGGCCAGTTCCCGGCCGAAGCTGTGGTCCCGGTAGCCGGTGACCGCCTCGCGCACCTCGGCCAGCGCGGTCCGGCCGATCCGCTCGATGTCCGCCGCCTCGGCCGCCGCCCGGTCCGGGTCCGCCGGCACGAGCCGGCGCACCACCTCCGCCTTCACCACCACCAACGACAGCGTGTGCCCGAGCAGATCGTGCAGGTCGCGGGCGAACCGCAGCCGTTCCTGCCGCACCGCCGCGCGGGCCAGCTCCCGCTGGGTGCGGCGCAACTCGGCGACGAGCTGCGCCATCCGGCCGAACGCCAGCGTCATGGCCCCGGCCAGCATGGTGATCAGCGCCGTCTGCGCGGTCTCGGCGGCGGGCGCGCCCCGGGTCGCGCCGATCACCGCGACGGCGGCGACCGCGCCACCGACCCATCCGAAGCCCCACACCGGCCGGTCCACCGTCACCGCGCCCGCCGCCACGTACACCAACAGGATCAGCCAGCCGCCGGGGCCACCGGCGTACGCGGCGGCGAGAGCCACACCCAGCAACGCGAACGCCACCAGCGCGAGGCGTCGCGGCAGCGGCGGGACCGGTAGCGACAGCACCGGCACGGCCACCATCGCCAGGTAGAGCACCGCGAACCCGATCAGCCCGACGGCCGCCGCCGCGGCGGGGCGCACCTCGCCGCCGGCGATCGTGGCGGCCGGTGGGACGAGCAGCCAGAACCACAGGGTGTGCGCCGCGACCAGCGCGATGCCCCGCCGCCGGGCGGCGGCGTCGACGTCGGTGCGGGCCATGTCCGTCACGGTACGGCGGTCAGCGGCGGGCGGTCGAGCGACGGTACGCGCCGGCCGCCGACACCGCGAACACGCCGGTCCAGGCGAGCAGCAGAACCAGTCCGGCCGGCGTCGGCGCCCGCCCGTCGACCGCGCGCCACCCCAGTTCGGCGAACCGGTAGGTGGGCAGCGCGTGGGCGAGGTGGCGCAGCGCGTCCGGGAAGTACGTCACCGGTACCAGCAGGCCGCCGAGCACCGACAGGGCGAGGAAGACGAGGAACACCGCCGGCTGGGCGAGGTGCGGCGCCAGCGCGTACCCGATGGCGAGCCCGAGCAGCGCGAACGGCGCCGTACCGAGCCACAGCGCGACCACCAGCGCGGCCCACCGCCCGGCGGAGAGTCCGACGTGGTGCTGGAGCACGCCGGTGACGCCGACCGCGACGACCGCCGGCACGCCGCTGAGCATGCCGGTCAGGGCCTTCGCCACCACCACCTGCCGAGGTGGCAACGGGGTGACCCGGAGCTGGCGCAGCCAGCCGGACGCGCGTTCCTGCGCGACCGAACCGGTCACCGTGAGCGCGCCGGCCACCGCGCCGTAGCCGGCCAGGCCGACCATGAGCGCGGTGGCCGCGTCGAGGCCCTCCAGCCGGTCACCGCCGGCCAGCGGGGAGAAGATCAAATAGGTCACCACCGGGCCCAGGACCGTGAACAGGGTCAGCCGCAGGTCCCGGACCAGCCGCCGCAACTCGAAGCGCAGGTAGGCACGCACGTCAGTGTCCCGTCGTCGTCGAGGTGAGCGCGCGGAAGGCGGCCTCCAGGCCCGGACCGGCGACCTCCAGGCCACGGAAGCCCTGGCCGGACGCCAGCGCGAGCACCGTCGCGTCGGCGTCCTCGGTGGTGAGCAGCACGCGGTCGCCGTGTACCCGCACCGACCGCACGGCGGGCAGCCGGTTGAGGCCGTCGACCGACCCGCCGGCCAGGTCGAAGGCGACCGTGCGAGCCCCGGCCAACGCGCGGACCTGCGCCGGTGTCCCGTCGGCCACCACCCGACCGGCGGCGAGCACCACGACCCGGTCGG is part of the Micromonospora sp. WMMD980 genome and encodes:
- a CDS encoding ABC transporter permease, whose translation is MRAYLRFELRRLVRDLRLTLFTVLGPVVTYLIFSPLAGGDRLEGLDAATALMVGLAGYGAVAGALTVTGSVAQERASGWLRQLRVTPLPPRQVVVAKALTGMLSGVPAVVAVGVTGVLQHHVGLSAGRWAALVVALWLGTAPFALLGLAIGYALAPHLAQPAVFLVFLALSVLGGLLVPVTYFPDALRHLAHALPTYRFAELGWRAVDGRAPTPAGLVLLLAWTGVFAVSAAGAYRRSTARR